One part of the Carassius gibelio isolate Cgi1373 ecotype wild population from Czech Republic chromosome B6, carGib1.2-hapl.c, whole genome shotgun sequence genome encodes these proteins:
- the LOC127959124 gene encoding 1,25-dihydroxyvitamin D(3) 24-hydroxylase, mitochondrial yields MRAHIQKGPQILELLKKKYVGLQHCKPTSSVCVLDSKDAAGSAPCAHSLDSIPGPTNWPLFGSLVELLRKGGLKRQHEALIHYHKKFGKIFQMKLGSFESVHIGAPCLLEALYRKESNYPQRLEIKPWKAYRDMRDEAYGLLILEGKDWQRVRSAFQQKLMKPTEVMKLDGKINEVSADLIKRIGRAQINGKIDDLYFELNKWSFETICYVLYDKRFGLLQDTINNEAMDFITSVKTMMSTFGLMMVTPVELHKTFNTKTWQDHTAAWDRIFSTAKLYIDKNLKSHSNGKTGNFLCDIYHQSHLTKKELYAATTELQVGGVETTANSMLWVIFNLSRNPCAQAKLLKEIQDVVPAGETPQAEHIKNMPYLKACLKESMRVSPSVPFTSRTLDKDTVLGDYTLSKGTVLMINSQAIASNEEYFDNGKQFRPERWLQEKSSINPFAHVPFGIGKRMCIGRRLAELQIQLSLCWMLREYEIVATDHEPVDALHSGTLVPSRELPVAFVRR; encoded by the exons ATGAGAGCGCATATCCAGAAAGGTCCCCAGATTCTGGAGCTGCTGAAGAAGAAGTATGTGGGGCTTCAGCACTGCAAGCCCACATCCTCCGTGTGTGTGCTGGACTCGAAGGATGCTGCAGGGAGCGCGCCCTGCGCACACAGTCTCGACTCCATCCCTGGACCAACCAACTGGCCGCTGTTCGGAAGCCTCGTCGAGCTGCTCCGGAAAGGAGGTCTAAAAAGACAACATGAGGCGCTG ATTCACTACCATAAGAAGTTTGGGAAGATCTTCCAGATGAAGCTGGGCTCTTTTGAGTCGGTTCACATTGGTGCACCATGTTTATTGGAGGCTCTTTACAGAAAAGAGAGCAACTATCCTCAGAGACTGGAGATCAAACCATGGAAAGCCTACAGAGACATGCGGGACGAGGCTTATGGGCTGCTTATACT GGAAGGAAAGGACTGGCAGCGGGTGCGCAGCGCTTTCCAGCAGAAACTCATGAAACCGACCGAAGTCATGAAACTGGACGGCAAAATCAATGAA GTTTCGGCTGATTTGATAAAGAGGATCGGAAGAGCCCAAATCAACGGGAAGATCGACGATTTGTATTTTGAACTGAACAAGTGGTCCTTTGAAA CGATTTGCTATGTGCTTTATGACAAACGTTTCGGACTCTTGCAAGACACCATCAACAACGAGGCCATGGATTTCATCACTTCAGTAAAGACG ATGATGAGCACCTTTGGGCTGATGATGGTGACTCCCGTGGAGCTCCATAAGACCTTCAATACGAAAACGTGGCAAGATCACACAGCAGCCTGGGACCGTATTTTTAGCACAG CTAAACTCTACATTGACAAGAATCTGAAGAGCCACTCAAACGGCAAAACCGGAAACTTCCTCTGCGACATCTACCACCAGAGCCACCTGACCAAGAAGGAGCTGTACGCCGCCACAACCGAACTCCAGGTCGGAGGAGTGGAGACG ACCGCTAATAGCATGTTGTGGGTTATTTTCAACCTCTCACGTAACCCCTGCGCCCAAGCTAAACTTCTGAAGGAGATCCAGGACGTGGTGCCTGCAGGAGAAACACCGCAAGCTGAGCACATCAAGAACATGCCTTACCTCAAAGCCTGCCTGAAGGAGTCCATGAG AGTTTCACCGTCTGTGCCGTTCACCAGTCGTACCTTAGATAAAGACACCGTGTTGGGCGATTATACTCTGTCTAAAGGA ACCGTCCTGATGATCAACAGTCAGGCTATCGCTTCAAACGAGGAGTATTTTGACAACGGGAAGCAGTTCAGACCAGAGCGCTGGCTTCAGGAGAAAAGCTCCATCAATCCGTTCGCACACGTGCCGTTTGGGATCGGAAAGAGGATGTGCATCGGCCGGCGACTCGCTGAGCTTCAGATCCAACTCAGTCTCTGCTGG ATGCTGCGTGAGTATGAGATTGTGGCCACAGATCATGAGCCGGTGGATGCGCTGCATTCAGGAACTCTGGTTCCAAGCCGAGAGCTTCCGGTGGCTTTTGTCCGCCGATGA